Proteins from a single region of Segatella copri:
- a CDS encoding TraL conjugative transposon family protein — protein sequence MENPIKTIQEKVNGMKGRLRDRLDSLPPRVRLKVVLVMFGLFALCSLYMIGSAIINFGNGKTSNIEVEHIESVKLPTDKGQQVTNQNELTHGEGEE from the coding sequence ATGGAAAATCCGATAAAGACAATCCAAGAAAAGGTGAATGGTATGAAGGGAAGACTGCGTGACAGGCTGGATTCCCTTCCGCCAAGGGTGAGACTGAAAGTCGTGCTCGTCATGTTCGGCTTGTTTGCCCTCTGTAGCCTTTACATGATAGGTTCAGCCATCATCAACTTTGGAAACGGCAAGACCTCAAATATAGAGGTTGAGCATATTGAGAGTGTAAAGTTGCCCACCGACAAGGGGCAGCAAGTGACCAACCAAAATGAATTGACACATGGAGAAGGAGAAGAATGA
- the traK gene encoding conjugative transposon protein TraK gives MEFKSLKNIETSFRQIRLFCIVLVIGCAVVAICSVVFAFRFAEKQREKIYVLDGGKSLMLALSQDLSQNRPAEAREHVRRFHELFFTLSPEKSAIEHNVKRALLLADKSAYNYYQDFAEKGFYNRLIAGNINQSLQVDSVVCNFDNYPYQAKTYARQVILRESNVTERSLVTVCRLVNATRSDDNPNGFTIEGFTIVENRDISTVER, from the coding sequence ATGGAATTCAAGTCATTGAAGAATATCGAGACCTCGTTCAGGCAGATACGCCTGTTCTGCATCGTCCTCGTCATCGGTTGCGCTGTTGTCGCAATATGTTCGGTGGTGTTCGCATTCAGATTTGCGGAGAAGCAACGCGAGAAGATATACGTCCTTGATGGAGGCAAGTCGCTGATGCTCGCCCTCTCGCAAGACCTCTCACAGAACAGACCTGCCGAGGCAAGGGAACACGTGAGACGCTTTCATGAGCTGTTCTTTACGCTATCTCCCGAAAAGAGCGCCATCGAGCACAACGTGAAACGAGCCTTGCTGCTGGCAGACAAGAGCGCATACAACTATTACCAGGACTTTGCGGAGAAAGGTTTTTACAACAGACTCATCGCGGGAAACATCAACCAGTCGCTGCAAGTTGACAGCGTGGTCTGTAACTTTGATAACTACCCTTATCAAGCCAAGACCTACGCACGGCAGGTGATACTCCGAGAGAGCAATGTGACGGAGAGAAGTCTTGTCACCGTATGCAGGTTGGTGAACGCCACACGCTCCGACGACAACCCGAATGGTTTTACCATTGAAGGTTTCACCATTGTGGAGAACAGGGACATCAGTACAGTAGAACGATAA